The Panthera leo isolate Ple1 chromosome C2, P.leo_Ple1_pat1.1, whole genome shotgun sequence genome window below encodes:
- the OSTN gene encoding osteocrin: MLDGRLANAHFILAVTLMLWSSGKVRSVDVATEAFDSGVIDVQSPPTVREEKSATNLAAKLLLLDELVSLENDVTETKKKRSFSGFGSPLDRLSAGSVDHKGKQRKVVDHPKRRFGIPVDRIGGNRLSNSRG, from the exons ATGCTGGACGGGAGACTGGCAAATGCACATTTTATTCTGGCTGTGACGTTGATGCTATGGAGTTCAGGAAAAGTACGCTCAGTGGATGTAGCAACAGAG GCTTTTGATTCTGGAGTCATAGATGTGCAGTCACCGCCCACAGTCAGGGAAGAGAAATCAGCCACTAACCTGGCAGCAAAACTCTTGCTTCTTGATGAACTTGTGTCTCTGGAGAATGATGTAactgaaacaaagaagaaaaggagcttCTCTGGTTTTGGGTCTCCCCTGGACAGACTCTCGGCTGGCTCTGTCGATCATAAAGGTAAACAGAG GAAAGTAGTAGATCATCCAAAAAGGCGATTTGGTATCCCTGTGGATCGGATTGGTGGAAACCGTCTCTCAAATTCCAGAGGCTAA